The genomic segment ATGATATAAGGGAAAAACAATAATGCAAATAAATCATCTTTATACCACGAGTATATAAGGGAAAAAATAATGCAGATAAATCAAGTAATCAACATTATACCTTGTGTTTAAGggaaaaaataatgcaagtaaaTCAAATCTATACCATGTTTTTAAGGGAAAAAATAATGCGAGTAAATCAACTTAATATGGCacagtattatatatatatatatatgtgtgtgtatatatatatgtgtatgtatatatatatgtgtatatatatatatatgtgtatgtatatatatgtgtatatatatatatatatgtgtatatatatatatgtgtatatatatatatgtgtatatatatatatatatatatatatatatatatatatatatgtattatatatatatatatgtattatgtatatgtatatatgtatatatgtatatgtctatatgtatatatgtatatatatatatatatatatatatatatatatatatggtcaagtTCCAATAAAAACCAATCTCCtggataaaaatgtgttacttttttacaGAAAATATGTTACttttgaacaaaaaaatattacttttgtttaaaaaaaagccggtactttttcaaaaaagtgttacttttagaaaaaaaaatattttttttcaaaaaatcaaacatattacaaagtaacacgtttttttcCGAAAAATAACACcttttatgtaaaaagtaacttttttatgagttttttttcagaatttttttcttaaggtaacacttttttgcctaatagtatcataaaaaatagtaacacctttttgcctaaaagtaacacctttttagtaaaaaataacacttttttgtgTGGCAGAttagttctcatataaggatggttctcactggaacttcttcctatatatatgtgtgtatgtgcGTGCGCGCGtgtctataaatatatatgatttCGATCATGTGAAAACAAATTAAAGTCGTAACAATAAAAACACGTGCACATACAAGCTCAGAAGGTATACATATTTAGGAGgcaatttttataaataattggaCATTTGATAAAAGGTGTACATTTAGGAGGCAATTTTTGTACATAATTGGACATTTGTTAAAaggtgaatatatatatatatatatatatatatatatatatatatatatatatatatatatatatatatatatatatatatatatatatatatatatatggtatagTTTAGTTCTTTGACACTTAGGTATTGTACGCTTAGGTCAGGACTTAGGACGCTTAGGTCATGACGCTTACTCGTGTAACTAAACCTTGACGGATGGATTTTTATACTACCGAATTCCATACAATTATTGGAAGGGAActtgaagaataaaagaaattttcCACCTAGGTCAAAGGTTTAGAAACTAATCACTTGTAACCGAAAAGAACTCAAAATTTCTGCCTAAGGTCTTAAACTATattttcaatgattttacttatGCAAATCGacattataaaagaaaaaaactttaCAAAAAAGGACTTTCTAAGTGCTAAATCTTGCTTGTTCATGCGAAAAGGAAATGAAAGTCTCCAATCCACGAGGAACACTAGCATAAGTCAATTCAAGATTAGGATGTAGGACGGCACTAAGACTTTCTCCAATCATGAGAATAGGATGATCTAAGAGAGAAAATATAACCATTGATAGTATGAAAAAACAGCTAGAGTAGTGTAAATATATTACCAGTGCAGTCACTAAAAACATGAAACACTCATCTTTGACTTCTGAACAAGTAAAAAAGCAGCAACCTGgcatttgttcatccaaagtcTCATGGAATCCTTTGTTTCCCATATGAACAGCACACCTAGAACATAACAAGTCAGTGTTTAAAGGTATTGGGCACTGAAAACAACACTATCACATAAGAAATGTCTATGGGAAAAACTCACAACTTCATGATGCCTTTTTTGAAGCCAACCAATGACAAATCGGTCAAACTATGTACTTTTATAGCTGATGGAAAAAGTAAACCTCCAAAAAGATCTTGGGATTAAAGTGGAAATTGGAGCTGACAAACAAAGCATGGATGGATTTAAAGGAAATGGAGGTTGTGGCATCACCTCAGGGATGTGAAAATGTGAAtgaatatttttctatattaGTATTGCTATTTATTATCTATTGtgtcatcgtttatttttctttaGACTTAGTTAGGTAATTGTGTAAATTTATTTAGCTTATTATTGCTAGTTTATAAAAAACAGTTATGTATTGTTATTAAATTTGTTGTACCTAGCCTTAAATCATGTCAATTTATGTAAAactttaatgatcattttttgttatttgttacTTCTTGTCTTAAATTCCTTTGTCTTTATTTAGCAAAGGACAAGGGAAAGTTGGTAATGTAGAGGCATGATCATTTGCATGATAGTCATAGGAAACGGTAGAACAGAACGTGGAGTTAAGTTCACATTCGACTTTATATTTACTCGATTGTACTTTAGGAATTTAAGGTTATTGAAGCATAACTTTGGGAAAAAATCCTGAAAGAAACGtagaaaagaagtaaaaatgaatCGAAGACAAAAGTATGAATAGTAGAAATACACCAGAAAATTCAAGCAgacatgaataatgaacattagAACCCACTTCTACTTGGAAGTGCACATACATTGTCAATGAAGCTAGTGAACCAAATAGGACCATCCCCCCAAAGCCACAAAGGTTCCTGCTCAAATATGAGCTTTTCTTTTTCAACCGACTATTTGACACTCTCGGACCTCAGTTGATTAAACATCACATGAATATCTTATGAACATCAATACACCTATGACTAGAGACATGCGTGAAAAAGGCTATAGCATATCATTGACATTAACCCCAAGATTATAGACTGCCATACACTTTTTGTGGCACAAATCTAAGCAATAGTGCTAGTTTGAAGGAGTGCTTATGTTATGACTTATGAGATATCATTTTTGTAAAGAACTAGATTGAAAATTTGGGAAGTTCTATATTTTTCCCTCTATCCCTTTGAGATTCTCACACCTTCCTAAACAATTTGCCCCTTTTACTTCGCCATATTTCTTTTTATAGAAATGTCCTCGCCACTTTCTCTGATTCACATCCACACAGTTCTTATCTTTTCAATAGCATCCCCACAATTCGAATGTCCCCACCTGTCATTAATTTTTGTGTCATCTCCTCTTGTTGCAAATTCAAAAGGGCAGAGGAAGTAAACACGACCTTCAAACTCCATTCAGAAACAAGTTCAGCTTGTTTACAAGGTCAGttacaaagaaaataaatccCTCCTTGAACGAAAATGCAAGCAATGATGAATATCATATTATATAAACTCTcagcatagtgtaaaaacaaggtccGCATCACATCGCATCgaccgcgttgtaaaggttttcaaaataaatgaactGATATTTCCCGAGTTGTAAAGGTGTTAAACAACCGTGTCTTGAGCCagatcaagggatatcttatagTTTTGACGGATATTTAGGCATTACAATACCGCATCACTCTCCTTAAACGATGACATTTTTACCACATTTTTACCGCAATCGCGACGGTTACCACATTTTTACAAATTGTTTAAACGATGACATACCTTGATATTCACATGTATCAcgcataaaaatcaaatttacttATAATGTTCAATGTATTTTAGAGCCATCTCATTATCTTCCAATCCAAAAAAGCTCATCAACAGAAAATCCACAAGACTTCACATTTTAACTTCACAAACATATTTCATCAAACATAAAAACCACAATTCTACATGTAACAGCTAAGACCCATCATCAAATTCATTATTAAAAAATCAGCAAACACATAATGAAATCAAATAAACGAAACCCATGTCAAAAATCCCATCAAACACAACAAATGAAAATCACAGAAACAATAGTTAGGTTTTTAATAACCACTAGCAAGAAATAAGCAGCTATTTCTACTGATTAAAAACAAAGCTAAAGATTGTAACTTTATTGAATCCCAAAAAGGggagagaaaaaagaaagataaagagCAGTTTAATACCATCGAATTTAAGCGCTTGGAACAAGAATGCTGACCTCTGCAATTCCCGACAATGGCGATGGTGGTGACCCAGTGGGTGGTCACTGGTCAAGCGGTTGGGGTCCCTTGGGGATGGTAGCGGAGGCAGTTAACAGTCGACTAGTTGTAGGCTTGTAGCTGAGTatagtaaaaaaattttaaatgaattgaTGTTAGATTTGTGGATGTCTAATTTAGCAAATGTCACTTTCAATAgcaatcaaattcaaaaaatatttatttatatttttatgtaggATAAATCtacatttccttttttttttttgttttatagtaAAAGATATTCTCTTAATCCAACGTTCATgcttaaaaataagttattataaGTAAAAGGCTAAACAACTACATataaaatagaagtattaaaCTTTATAAGACattattttgagaattggaCAATATTAGGACATTAAATTGGGGAAAAACAATTACCCATTGCAAAATGTTTGTCAAATGAAGTTTAACTTCTTAATTCATTTccataaaatgataaattatctTATCAAAAGAGCAAATTAACACCATAATACTTGAACAATATAACTATTCAATATTCATTCCATAATCCATATTATTAAATTCTAAATACAGAGAATCAAATCTTATTTTAGTCGaaacatatataaattttttgcaAGAACTTAAATTCAATTCTTGTTGCCTTCCTTCTTGCCCTTTTTCCAAAACCTACccatatcaaaaaataaataaatataattttccaATCAATTGTGGCCTAAACGCCAAAACTAATAAActttgtgaaaaaaaattacatttattttattttaaattttcttattaGAGCTTATGTgttccataaataaaaaaaggcaTTGACAAAGGCAAAAACCTTGACCACACAAAAGGGTATGGAGAAAAGTTGTATTCCTAAACCCTTCTTGTTCTTAGTTTTCTTGCCATTCACAAATCTTGACAGTGACACCCAAAATCACAAAACCCATCTAATTTTTTGGTCATAAATTCAAAGATCCAACACCATGTTAGTTATCCATAAGATGGCTACTGTTACTTCAACCATTTCTCTATCTCTTTTCTCCAATTACCTTCACTTTGTTTCTAAATCATcctgttcatcttcatcttctttccCTTTTCTAAAAAATGTTTCTTCCAAATTCTCTGTTAGAGAACAATTCACTTGTGTTTCCTTATATAGAAGTAAACAAAATCAGTTCTGTACAACTGCTGTTGCGTCTCCTGAATCCACCCAAACTGtagttgatgatgataataagaAATTGGAGGAGACAACTTTTTCTGAAATTAGAATTAAATTACCCACCAATGAATCTTCTGAGAAGCTTTTGAAGATTCGTCATACTGTGAGTTTTAGtactttttattgttttatttgtagttttgttttgttttcttgaAGGGTAATTTGTGGAGAAATAAACGTAATTTTGAAATTGGTTCGATTTGTTTGAGAAATTTTGTTTGAGTTTTGGGTACCCAATTGGGTGAAAGTGTTAAAAGGAATAGATGATTGAGtttatttggattatttttggTTATATTTGATCTTCAATTGGATACACTTTGTGAAAGATGCAAACTTGAGATTATaaaaaattggattttttttttattttacttcaaTTTTGGATATTAATctccctcaaaaaaaaaaaggatattaATTTATCAATGTTTGGTTGGAACTTGCAATGAGTGTATTTTCTTCAAAGTTTCAGGCTTTTATTAAGTAAAATAGGTTAATGAGTAGATATTTTTGTGATTctaatttgagttgttgtttGTTGAATGGAAATGAGTATGTGTTTGATAAGGACAtaaggtaaataaaaaaaatgcttgGATGTACCTTTATATTTGGCTAATTGGCTCGCGATCATCTTAAGCCTTTGACCTTCAATACAAGGTGAATCATTATGAGGTCGTGAGTTATAACTGCTTAGCTTACTCTTAGGTCATGATAGAAATTATAATTTGCTTTTATAGGATGTTCAAGGGGTTCTGACATAAGTGTTAAGATCAATTCTTCTCTATTAGTGTTGGCATTGTATTCCTCTTATAGGGTCCGTTTGGTTTGAACGAAAACGTTTTCAATGGAAAATAAATATACATTGGACTGTGGCGGAGCAAAGAGTATAGGGCCCTATTATACTTTTTGATGTTTAGGAAATTGAGACCCTTTGTCAACCATTAGTAATGGTAAAATAAGGAccaaatttttttgcaaaaatttaacGTTGGTAGGTTTTGAACCCCTAACCAACTTATCACAGGAAGAAATGTCGAGCTACACTTGATTGATGAGCTATAAGGAGTTTGTTAATATATGAGGCTATGTTTTCTGGTGGCCTTAAGTGGTCGGATAACTTGAATAGGCGTAGAATTGCCTGTCATTGGAAACACCATTGTAAATTAGATTTCCTTTGTTTGGTTCTTTGTTGAGAATGTatgagagaaagaaaaatgGTAAGAATTCAAAGAGAATGCATGGAGGAAGGCCAAGTGGAAATGAAGAAGTAATGAGGTCATCATTTTCCCTTCTTTGCAAGGGGAAAATCATTTCAACCTTACTATTTGTCATCACTTAAATAGCTGTTTTCCAATCTGttgcaaaccaaacaaaggaaaaaagTGAAATCACTTTTCCTAGAAAATGTTCTCTTTCCAACAAAAACACTCATACTTGTCTTTCTTCGTAAAATTGGTTTTGTCTACTACGGAAATGGGTAATCTTATGTTCTTAGCTTTTTGTTTTGTCAAGTTTATAGTGGTGTATTGATTTACTAATTGGCATTTAATCCATTGAACTGGTGTACTTTGCAGTGTGCACATGTGATGGCCATGGCTGTTCAGAAACTGTATCCAAATGCCAAAGTGACAATTGGACCATGGATAGATAATGGGTTTTATTATGATTTCGATATGGACCCTCTAACGGATAAAGACCTGAAGCGAATTAAGAAAGAGATGGTTAGTAAGGAACCTTTTTTAGTCAAATTCTTATCTAGGGAACTTTACAGGAGgagtatttattttcttatcgTTTCATGGTACAGAATTTATTTCTTACATCATCTGTAGGATCGCATTATTGGTCGAAATTTGCCACTAGTCAGAGAAGAAGTTTCCCGAGAAGAAGCCCAGAGGAGAATAATGGCTCAGAATGAACCGTACAAATTGGAAATTTTGGACAGCATAAAAGAAGAACCCATCACTATTTATCACATTGGTCAGTCATTTAGCAGTTGGTTTGTCATCTTTACTACGTTATCATGTTTTAACCTTTTTCGGTTCTTGTAATTTCCTGCTATAAATCTATGTTCTTGTctgttttatcttttaattatttgcTCTATATTCTTGTAGGGGATGAGTGGTGGGATCTTTGTGCTGGTCCCCATGTTGAATCGACGGGAAATATTAGTAGGAAAGCCATTGAGCTTGAATCTGTTGCTGGTGCATATTGGAGAGGAGATGTAAACAGGCCAATGCTTCAAAGGATTTATGGCACAGCATGGGAAAGTGAAGAACAGCTTAAAGCTTACATTCATTTCAAAGAAGAAGCTCTACGGCGGGATCACAGGCGTCTTGGCCAAGATCTTGACCTGTTTTCTATTGAGGTATCTATTGCTTCTATATcatgcttgctaatttttgaaGTACTCAAGAGGTTTTAATATAAGTATGCATTGCCTGTTTTGTAGTTTCacatttttgtttctttgtcAAGAGAAAATTATGTGCACtctttatttatgtgaagttgaaCATGACATTTGCTACGTTGAGTCAAACggaaataacctctttgttagtttaattattaacaagggtaaggttgtatACATTTGACTCTCCCAAACCccaccctaggtgggagccacttaatggcatcaggggtaatgaaatgttgtctTATTTAGAAGGTTTCGTACATCTGACCTTAACCCCAAGGTAGGTGAAATGGGAAGGGAGTATGGGGGACCTTCTGGAAACAACAGAACTAGAGGTGGAGTTTTAATATAGGTCATCTATCAATCATGTTTTGAAATTTGgggattgtaattttttttttccattctctTTCTTGATAACGTTCCTTCCGTTGTCACTAATAAAATACCTCTTACAGCAGAGCTTTTGGTCTCGTAGATTGTTATGATTATCATCAACAATATTACGACACTCAATATTGTAAACAGTGACCGCTGACCACACTTCTATGAGCCAATCACATAACAAGGATAAGTATAGGAAAATTGGCTATAATCTATATATTTATCCCTTCCTGCCAATGTTGAAGCTTAGTTATATCTTTTACATGGACGGCTAGATTCATCTCGTTTTCAATTTTGGGAAATAACAAGATGAAAACACTTTGGTGCAAACGATGAAACCAATCTACTTGATACcaccaaaataaatattacatgtCATTAACCGACTCCACTACACTATTGCGCATGGCCGGTCTTGTAGTTGTCTATCTCCAAATTAGTTGTTTGTGAAAATCTTTACGGAGGAACTACATCAACAATTTCTTAGCACATATTTATTCATGGTAGAAAACCAAaatgaatagagaaagagaatccATGTAGACAACCATTGGAACtaatatattggttcatgtagccgatCCTAATCTTTTGTGCTCAGACATTGTTGTTATATAGGGTAGTCAATTTTTTTACCTTAGCAGTTGTATCGGTAACAATTTGTGACATGTACAGGATGATGCTGGAGGAGGATTGGTTTTCTGGCATCCAAAAGGGGCCATTGTGAGGCACATTATCGAAGATACATGGAAAAAATTGCACATTGAACGTGGATACAGTCTGCTGTACACTCCTCATGTAGCCAAGGCAGATCTATGGAAAATAAGTGGTCATCTTGATTTCTACAAAGAGAATATGTATGACCAAATGAATATCGAGGATGAGCTTTATCAGTTACGACCAATGAACTGCCCGTACCATATTTTGGTTTACAAGAGAAAAATGCACTCTTACCGGGATTTTCCCATTAGGGTTGCCGAGCTTGGAACAGTATATAGATATGAGTTATCTGGAAGCTTGCACGGTCTTTTCCGTGTTAGAGGTTTCACTCAGGTATGACGTTTCGCTGTAACTTTCTTTTGGATTTTAACTTTTGCTGAACTTTCTATATTAACTGTTATGTGACTTGGTTTAACTATTACAGGATGATGCCCATATATTTTGTTTAGAAGATCAAATAAAAGACGAAATAAGGGGGGTTCTCGATCTTACGGAGCAAATGCTGCTTCAGTTTGGTTTCGACCAATATGAAGTGAATCTGTCTACAAGGCCAGAAAAAGCAGTGGGAGGAGACGATATATGGGAAAAGGCTACTTCTGCTCTTAAAGATGCTTTAGATGATAAAGGCTGGAGCTATGAGATTGACGAAGGTGGGGGTGCCTTCTACGGTCCGAAAATTGATCTCAAAATCGAAGACGCACTTGGAAGGAAATGGCAATGCTCGACAATTCAGGTATAAACAAGAAAACCTTTGGTATTGGAATCCAAATTTGGAGCATGTGTGCATTTTACAAGGGGAATTGTTTTGGTGTTTATGTTTCTACGACCTCCTTATCTCttttgataagggtatggtTAGCCGTCATCCAAACCTCCTCAAACCCTGACCGGAGATTCTATGAGCGGGATGtgtgaaacataattcgctagttggTTCGCCTTTTGGATGtgcaattcgctcaaaatggttaaaaaatatcctaaaaccgaccataattcgctctTTTCGTTTTACGATTCGCAAGGctgattagcgaatcatgtgacaccgagcgggatatactggatAGTTGGTCTTAGAACAGAATGAAGTGTCCTTGTGGAATTTGCATCAGTGATTAAAATGTGCTAAACAGTGTTTCTATGTTACTCATCTCAGGTTGATTTCAATTTGCCGGAGAGATTTGACATTACGTACGTGGACTCAAATTCAGAGAAAAAACGACCCATCATGATCCATAGGGCTATACTTGGATCATTGGAGCGATTCTTCGGTGTTCTTATTGAGCATTATGCTGGAGATTTCCCACTATGGCTTTCTCCTGTACAAGCTCGGGTCCTGCCTGTAACCGACACACAGGTCTTAAATTAGTTAGATAAATTTTCATGCAATATCGatgttatatgtatatgtgCATTTTTATTTGAAAGCGAAAATTTTCCTTCGTCTTAACTTCACTGTAACTATTTCCGCAGCTTGAATACTGTTATGAGGTCGCTGATTTACTCAAAACAAATGGTGTACGTGCTGAAGTTTGCCATGGCGAGCGCCTTCCTAAGCTCATTAGAACCGCGGAAAAGCAGAGAATCCCTTTAATGGCTGTTGTTGGCCCTAGAGAGGCGGAGACTCAATCGGTCACCGTACGATCCAGATTTGGTGGAGAACTGGGCACCATGTCAGTTGACGAGTTTAACTGCAGAATCAAGAAGGCCGTTGAGGACCGAAGCTCGTTCTGACGTTCTCAATTGGAGCTTTGAATAGACTCTTACATTTACGATTCTCGTTTGGATCCCTGGCtaaattttttaatgaattgattGGTATACTCTCTTTGTCTCTCTGATTTTGCACTGATTTGTAagaatttgattattaatttatagttgttgaataaGATAGAATAGATATACGGGTGAAAGAAACACGTGAACAAGATTAAAAGATAGGATGCTTTTGTTGATGAGGTTAAAAACGGAATTTACTATTGTATGGATCGTTTATGACTTTAAAAGTCTCGAATGCAAAACCTTGTACGATATGTAATGTGAGATTAGACTCATTTTGCCCCGACCTAAAATACGTGAAAAGATAGATTTAACAACTAATTGAAAGGAAGGTGATGAAAGTAAATTCTTTCCAATATTCCTCACTTGATCATGATTTGAAATTGTCCTCACCAAGGTGAACTAAGAATACTAGGTTTAAATATGAGCTAATGTTATATGATCATCAAATTATAGAGTAGAAGTTTATAACAAAAGGTCAcattttcttcatcttttaaGCAAGAATAATTTTACCCaagataataaaaatacttaaaaatcatttaaatttaaaaatttatgtttaagaaaaataatttcagTCTAGTATTTAAACAAACTGAAGAAAAGATCacctaaattatttaaaaatatttttaagcaAGAATTGGTTAGTAGTTACACATAAGAGCCATATATATGCCAATATTACACTAAGTAGTTAACATGCCAATTGAATTTGTAAATAGTAGTTGACCATTTGCAATTGGgttccatttattttatttacaaagCGATCTCAAATATTTATTActcaattataaaaaataagtgatttagtttttatttgtttttttatttgggGTAGGACTGAAAAATCTACGTATAATAaagtaattttattataaatggtGAAAATTAAATCCCATTATAAGCGTGATTCGTGAAATAAAAAGTCTTCAATCACTAGATCAACTTATAATTCTCTATATAGGTTTTATATATAATCAAGTAAAATATTACtatttgtttgttatttaatttaatagaaaagagataaaatcattaaatttaaagccatatatcatttaaatataataatttcctAATCAAGAGAATAAATCTAGATCATCAACATGGTTTTTTCTTATCACACTTGAATATGGGAATCTGAGATCATATGAtatcactttatatataatatataaacatctttcaatataacaaaattcaaacattttttaataataatttggaATTATCACTTAATTTTcaacatttaataatttagattTTATAATTTGTAGATTCTTGAACCGAGAGTATCACTAACCCTTTTAATAACAAGTGTATCTTGGCATCTGTCGTTGCCTATTATTTAATTCTCTTTCGATGCTGATTATAGTTTCTATAAccgagatatatatatattgggttTGTTGATCAATTgatggtaataataataataataataataataataataataataataataataatatacctCACATTGTTGTGGTCACCATGGTTTTACATACACAGATACACTCATATATCCCATTCAAAAAGTTTAAGCTTACTTAGTACCTTTATTCAGCCATTAAAAAAAGTGCTATATTTGCTAGTTAATTTATTGCCACCCAACAAAGGAAAATTCTCTCTTAAGAATTATTCTTATGCAAGacgaatttttttaaaaaattgttttatgttAATATCGTTTTCTAAGAATATAAGAAGGGATgcttactttttaaaattgtcaaaattttaatttaactcCAAATTAATTAGAAATTCAACTAAATAAGTgggttataatttaaatattttgagtCGGAACCTGAAATGATACAACTTAATAAATTGTAAAAAGTGACTTAAACTCACTTGCAAACCAAATCTGATCATAACCAAACTTGATTGTTTGACCTGTTTTTGCAATTCATCAACTTTTAGTATCAACCAAAAAAATTACTAGTCATGAATTTTTGTATTTGAGTCAATATTTTCTCAATAAACCTGCAAAGTTGTATATTActctattttaatttgtaagaaaaatcaattttaattttaaaataaaaattttatgtttttggaaatattttgatgaaaagaatgaaaatatttgaaaacctTTAACTAGTTAGGTGATTTCaaatttaatcaaacaaaaataactttttaatgATAATCAAGATTAAATCCTACCTGATCCGTTTTGATGTTTTTGACAAGTTTACTACTATCTAGTTCCCTAGCTCTCAAGTGATGTATATAAATAGTACATGACTTCTACAAAAACTATGCCTCATACACCAACACTATTAATAAACATGATCATCCCTTCAAATTCTCATGTAGCCCTTGTGGCTAGCCCTGGCTTAGGCCATTTGATCCCAATACTCGAGCTAGCCAAGCGCCTAGTAGCCCAACATGGGCTTTAAATAACTATCTTTGCTATTACCCCTCACGCCCACCAGGCAGAACATGAGCTGCTTAGCTCAGTCTCTTCATCGAGCCAAGGGCTCATCAAATTTGTGATCCTCCCCACTAAAAAACTACACTTCCCACCCAATTTAAGCATCTTATCCCGCGTATTATCCATTTCAAGGACCACTTTCCCGGCCTTACGATCCTCGATCTTCGACATGAAACCTGAATTCATAGCCATGATTGTTGATCTTTTTAGTGTGGAAGCTGTTGATGTAGTGACGGGAGAGTGTAACATGAAAATGAAGTATTATGTGTTCATTGCTTCTAATGCTATGTTTTTGtcctataatttatatttacctTATGTGGATAAAGGGGTGAACCGGGATGAACCGTTTTATATTCCTGGTTGTGAGCCTATAATGGGTGAGGATTACTTGAATTGACGTTTTTGCCCTTGGGGCCGGGTTACTTGGATTTTGTGAGATTAGGAGTTGAAATTGCGACTTTCGATGGTATTTTGGTAAATACGTGAGAAGATCTGGAGGCCAAGACGATTCTTGCATTTAGAGATGAAAATTGTA from the Amaranthus tricolor cultivar Red isolate AtriRed21 chromosome 12, ASM2621246v1, whole genome shotgun sequence genome contains:
- the LOC130797248 gene encoding threonine--tRNA ligase, chloroplastic/mitochondrial 2; the protein is MLVIHKMATVTSTISLSLFSNYLHFVSKSSCSSSSSFPFLKNVSSKFSVREQFTCVSLYRSKQNQFCTTAVASPESTQTVVDDDNKKLEETTFSEIRIKLPTNESSEKLLKIRHTCAHVMAMAVQKLYPNAKVTIGPWIDNGFYYDFDMDPLTDKDLKRIKKEMDRIIGRNLPLVREEVSREEAQRRIMAQNEPYKLEILDSIKEEPITIYHIGDEWWDLCAGPHVESTGNISRKAIELESVAGAYWRGDVNRPMLQRIYGTAWESEEQLKAYIHFKEEALRRDHRRLGQDLDLFSIEDDAGGGLVFWHPKGAIVRHIIEDTWKKLHIERGYSLLYTPHVAKADLWKISGHLDFYKENMYDQMNIEDELYQLRPMNCPYHILVYKRKMHSYRDFPIRVAELGTVYRYELSGSLHGLFRVRGFTQDDAHIFCLEDQIKDEIRGVLDLTEQMLLQFGFDQYEVNLSTRPEKAVGGDDIWEKATSALKDALDDKGWSYEIDEGGGAFYGPKIDLKIEDALGRKWQCSTIQVDFNLPERFDITYVDSNSEKKRPIMIHRAILGSLERFFGVLIEHYAGDFPLWLSPVQARVLPVTDTQLEYCYEVADLLKTNGVRAEVCHGERLPKLIRTAEKQRIPLMAVVGPREAETQSVTVRSRFGGELGTMSVDEFNCRIKKAVEDRSSF